A genomic window from Flavobacterium phycosphaerae includes:
- the purL gene encoding phosphoribosylformylglycinamidine synthase, whose product MIHFFGNESSSYFAVQSQNELSAETISKLNWLFGNANKIEKSVLTDFFIGPRAAMVTPWSTNAVEITQNMGIEGIIRIEEFQKVSADFTDFDPMLSQKYTELHQDIYTIRIQPEPILEIEDIAAYNQQQGLALSAEEVDYLNSVAAKIGRKLTDSEVFGFSQVNSEHCRHKIFNGTFVIDGEEKPTSLFKLIKKTSAENPNDIVSAYKDNVAFIKGPRVTQFAPKSADKPDFYETKEFDSVISLKAETHNFPTTVEPFNGAATGSGGEIRDRLAGGQGSLPLAGTAVYMTAYSRLTKNRNWENGMTKRKWLYQTPMDILIKASNGASDFGNKFGQPLITGSILTFEHQEQSEFEDEPNTNRKLGYDKVIMQAGGIGYGKLDQSIKKKPATGDKIVILGGENYRIGMGGAAVSSADTGAFGSGIELNAIQRSNPEMQKRAANAIRGMVESDTNPIVSIHDHGAGGHLNCLSELVEETGGLIDLDKLPVGDPTLSAKEIIGNESQERMGLVIGQKDITTLQRIAERERSPMYQVGEVTNNNRFTFESQTTGAKPMDFALEDMFGSSPKTIMADKTIDTNYADLEYSAIYLQDYLREVLKLEAVACKDWLTNKVDRCVGGRVAKQQCAGPLQLPLNNVGVMALDYNGKEGIATSIGHAPISALIDPKAGSRNAIAEALSNIVFAPLKKNLKSVSLSANWMWACKNEGEDARLYEAVQACSDFAIELGINIPTGKDSLSMKQKYPNEEVIAPGTVIISAAGNCSNITKVVEPVLQKNGGSIYYINLSQDDYKLGGSSFAQVLNKIGKDTPTIKDAAFFKKAFNAVQDLIKDRQILAGHDIGSGGLITTLLEMCFADNHLGATIDFSSLVEKDLVKILFAENIGLVLQAKDDTTFEKALAGIEYFKIGKVVHSATLSVQDVVLDIPALRDDWFETSFLLDQKQTKNDKARERFNNYSHQALQYQFPNHFTGIKPIIDHSQLRPKAAIIREKGSNSEREMANAMYLAGFDVKDVHMTDLISGRETLEDIQFIGAVGGFSNSDVLGSAKGWAGAFKYNEKANQALKNFFLREDTLSVGICNGCQLFMELELVNPEHEVHGKMHHNDSHKHESIFTSVQVQENHSVMLKTLAGTTLGVWVSHGEGKFKLPYEEHHYNIVAKYAYEGYPANPNGSDYNTAMLCDKSGRHLVMMPHIERSTFPWNWAHYPDRGQKDEVSPWIEAFVNAREWIEKQ is encoded by the coding sequence ATGATTCATTTCTTCGGAAACGAAAGTTCCTCCTATTTTGCCGTACAGTCGCAAAACGAACTTTCAGCAGAAACCATCTCAAAATTAAACTGGCTTTTTGGCAACGCAAATAAAATAGAAAAATCCGTCCTGACGGATTTTTTTATTGGCCCTCGTGCCGCCATGGTAACCCCCTGGAGTACCAATGCCGTTGAAATCACCCAAAACATGGGCATTGAAGGCATAATCAGAATAGAAGAATTTCAAAAAGTTTCGGCTGACTTTACCGATTTTGACCCTATGCTTTCGCAAAAGTATACCGAATTACATCAGGACATTTACACTATCCGTATCCAACCGGAACCGATACTGGAAATTGAAGACATTGCCGCTTACAACCAACAGCAAGGTTTGGCACTCAGCGCAGAGGAAGTCGATTATTTAAACAGTGTTGCTGCAAAAATTGGTCGAAAACTAACCGATTCAGAAGTGTTTGGTTTCTCTCAAGTTAACTCAGAACACTGCCGTCACAAAATATTCAACGGAACGTTTGTGATTGACGGTGAAGAAAAACCAACCTCGCTTTTCAAACTCATCAAGAAAACATCCGCCGAAAATCCAAACGATATTGTTTCGGCGTATAAAGATAATGTAGCCTTCATCAAAGGTCCGAGAGTAACCCAATTCGCACCCAAAAGTGCCGACAAACCTGATTTTTACGAAACCAAAGAATTTGATTCGGTAATTTCCCTAAAAGCGGAAACTCACAATTTCCCTACTACGGTAGAGCCTTTTAATGGGGCGGCAACCGGGTCAGGTGGTGAAATTCGAGACAGACTTGCGGGCGGACAAGGTTCATTGCCTCTTGCCGGAACTGCCGTATACATGACAGCCTATTCTCGTTTGACTAAAAACAGAAACTGGGAAAACGGTATGACCAAGCGCAAATGGCTGTACCAAACACCGATGGATATTTTAATCAAAGCCTCAAATGGGGCTTCCGATTTCGGAAATAAATTTGGCCAACCTCTAATTACCGGCTCCATTCTTACCTTTGAACACCAAGAACAATCAGAATTTGAGGATGAACCCAATACTAATAGAAAGCTAGGTTACGACAAAGTCATCATGCAAGCCGGTGGCATTGGTTACGGAAAACTTGACCAATCCATCAAAAAGAAACCCGCAACCGGAGATAAAATCGTTATCCTTGGTGGTGAAAATTATAGAATTGGAATGGGAGGCGCTGCGGTTTCTTCAGCCGATACCGGTGCATTTGGTTCCGGAATAGAACTAAACGCCATCCAACGATCCAACCCCGAAATGCAAAAAAGAGCCGCCAATGCCATTCGCGGTATGGTGGAAAGCGATACCAATCCGATTGTTTCCATACACGACCACGGCGCGGGCGGGCATTTGAACTGTCTTTCCGAGTTGGTAGAAGAAACCGGCGGTTTGATTGATTTGGACAAATTACCTGTGGGTGACCCTACCCTTTCGGCCAAAGAAATCATTGGTAACGAATCGCAGGAAAGAATGGGATTGGTCATTGGTCAAAAAGATATTACAACTTTACAACGAATAGCCGAAAGAGAACGTTCACCTATGTATCAGGTGGGTGAAGTAACCAATAACAACCGTTTCACTTTTGAAAGTCAAACCACCGGCGCCAAACCAATGGATTTCGCCCTGGAAGATATGTTCGGCAGTTCGCCTAAAACCATTATGGCGGATAAAACCATTGATACAAATTATGCTGATTTAGAGTATTCCGCTATATACCTCCAAGACTATTTAAGAGAGGTTCTAAAACTGGAAGCCGTAGCCTGCAAAGACTGGTTGACCAATAAAGTCGACCGCTGTGTGGGCGGAAGAGTCGCTAAGCAACAATGTGCCGGACCGCTACAATTACCACTAAACAATGTGGGGGTTATGGCGTTGGATTATAACGGAAAAGAAGGTATTGCTACGTCTATCGGACATGCTCCTATTTCCGCTTTAATTGACCCGAAAGCCGGTAGCCGAAATGCGATTGCCGAAGCTTTATCCAATATTGTTTTTGCTCCGTTAAAAAAAAATCTGAAAAGTGTTTCGCTTTCAGCCAACTGGATGTGGGCTTGCAAAAATGAAGGCGAAGATGCCCGTTTATACGAAGCCGTTCAGGCTTGTTCTGATTTTGCAATTGAATTAGGCATCAACATTCCGACCGGAAAAGATTCCCTTTCGATGAAGCAAAAATACCCGAATGAGGAAGTGATTGCTCCGGGAACGGTAATTATATCCGCAGCCGGAAATTGTTCCAATATTACTAAAGTGGTCGAACCGGTGCTACAGAAAAACGGCGGTTCCATTTATTATATCAATCTTTCGCAAGACGATTATAAATTGGGTGGTAGTTCGTTTGCCCAAGTGTTGAATAAAATCGGAAAGGACACGCCAACGATTAAAGATGCTGCTTTCTTTAAAAAAGCATTCAATGCTGTTCAGGATTTAATCAAAGATCGACAAATCCTGGCCGGGCACGATATCGGTAGCGGTGGTTTAATAACTACCCTATTGGAGATGTGCTTTGCTGACAATCATTTGGGAGCTACAATTGATTTCTCTTCATTGGTTGAAAAAGATTTAGTGAAGATTTTATTTGCGGAAAACATTGGACTGGTGCTTCAGGCTAAAGACGATACAACATTTGAAAAAGCATTAGCCGGTATCGAGTATTTCAAAATTGGTAAAGTTGTCCATTCAGCAACATTGAGTGTTCAGGATGTAGTACTTGACATCCCGGCGTTACGAGACGATTGGTTTGAAACTTCTTTCTTATTAGATCAAAAACAAACCAAAAACGACAAAGCTCGAGAGCGTTTTAACAATTACAGTCATCAAGCACTACAGTATCAATTCCCTAACCATTTTACCGGTATAAAACCAATTATTGACCATAGTCAACTGCGTCCGAAAGCTGCCATCATTCGTGAAAAAGGTAGTAATTCCGAGCGTGAAATGGCCAATGCCATGTACTTGGCCGGTTTTGATGTCAAAGACGTACACATGACCGATTTGATTTCGGGACGTGAAACCTTAGAAGACATTCAATTTATTGGTGCCGTTGGTGGTTTCTCCAATTCGGATGTTTTAGGTTCAGCCAAAGGTTGGGCCGGTGCTTTCAAATACAACGAAAAAGCCAACCAAGCCTTAAAGAATTTCTTCCTGAGAGAAGATACGTTATCGGTCGGAATCTGCAACGGATGCCAATTGTTTATGGAACTGGAATTGGTAAATCCGGAACACGAAGTGCATGGCAAAATGCATCACAACGACAGTCACAAACACGAAAGTATCTTCACTTCGGTACAAGTACAGGAAAACCATTCGGTCATGCTGAAAACCTTAGCCGGAACTACACTTGGCGTATGGGTATCGCATGGTGAAGGCAAGTTCAAATTGCCTTATGAAGAACATCACTATAACATCGTGGCCAAATATGCCTACGAAGGTTATCCTGCTAATCCCAATGGTTCTGATTACAACACAGCCATGCTTTGCGATAAATCCGGAAGACATTTAGTCATGATGCCGCACATTGAGCGTTCCACTTTCCCTTGGAACTGGGCGCATTATCCGGACAGAGGACAAAAAGACGAAGTATCCCCGTGGATAGAAGCCTTTGTCAATGCGAGAGAATGGATTGAAAAACAATAA
- a CDS encoding DUF3667 domain-containing protein gives MSHSKTCLNCERPTIENFCSFCGQKTDTHKITFKHFFFHDIIHGVWHFEKGIWFTLKAALFRPGKAALDYISGKRIRYYNVFYLILLLIGLNIFINHIQDQLSHYYFNINPEPETDTAGKKVDDFLSNNSKLILFSFIPLFAINSFMLFRRKKLNFSEHFIISGMMFLGIMTIVTLTSLFYFTDYMNYTDFISPMFNIITPALILIYLIINYYKTFAETYTIFQNSIRVFSFITLLLLEVALLIILMIGYFTHWEYNLQVIYH, from the coding sequence ATGAGCCATTCCAAGACTTGCCTGAATTGTGAAAGACCTACTATCGAAAATTTTTGCTCTTTTTGCGGACAAAAAACGGATACCCATAAAATTACCTTTAAACACTTCTTTTTTCATGATATCATACATGGTGTATGGCATTTTGAAAAAGGGATTTGGTTTACCTTAAAAGCAGCACTCTTCAGACCCGGAAAAGCCGCATTAGACTACATAAGTGGTAAAAGAATCCGCTATTACAATGTCTTTTATTTAATCTTGTTACTCATTGGATTGAATATTTTCATAAATCACATACAAGATCAATTATCACATTATTATTTTAATATAAATCCGGAACCCGAAACCGATACTGCCGGAAAAAAAGTTGATGATTTTTTAAGTAATAATTCAAAACTTATTCTGTTTTCATTTATTCCGCTATTCGCCATCAATAGTTTTATGCTTTTCAGGAGAAAGAAATTGAATTTTAGTGAGCATTTTATCATTTCCGGAATGATGTTTTTAGGGATAATGACTATTGTGACCCTCACTTCCTTATTTTATTTTACCGATTATATGAACTATACGGACTTCATTTCGCCTATGTTCAATATCATCACTCCTGCCTTGATTTTAATTTACCTAATCATAAATTATTACAAAACTTTTGCCGAGACCTATACTATATTTCAGAATAGTATTCGTGTCTTTTCATTTATTACACTGCTCTTGCTGGAAGTCGCCCTTTTAATTATACTAATGATTGGTTATTTCACCCATTGGGAATACAACCTTCAAGTAATTTATCACTAA
- a CDS encoding DUF3667 domain-containing protein: MSHSPNCLNCEVQITGKFCSNCGQKTDTHRITFKHFIFHDILHGVWHFEKGILFTLKEAMLRPGKAALDYIEGKRIRYYNVFYLILLLIGLGIFIENVYINSLHKYHSFIPDDQSDEVNNPVYDFLGKYVKFFLALAIPAFSLNSFILFNKKKLFYSEHLIIFGMMYLGIIMITLVGNLMYFFEFIEPVAFLSYFADLIMPFLLIIYLAFGFYGAFGNDYKKWNFALRLFIYLTLIIVELKLLGFILKTILLNQ, from the coding sequence ATGAGCCATTCGCCTAATTGTTTAAATTGTGAAGTCCAGATAACAGGAAAATTCTGTTCCAATTGCGGACAAAAAACAGACACCCATAGAATCACCTTCAAACATTTCATTTTTCACGATATTCTTCATGGCGTTTGGCATTTTGAAAAAGGGATTTTATTTACCTTAAAGGAAGCTATGCTTCGTCCGGGAAAAGCGGCTTTAGATTACATCGAAGGAAAAAGAATCCGCTATTACAATGTTTTTTATCTAATCTTGTTACTGATTGGATTAGGCATTTTTATTGAAAACGTTTATATCAATTCGTTACACAAATACCATTCCTTTATCCCTGATGATCAATCAGATGAAGTCAACAATCCGGTTTATGATTTTTTAGGTAAATATGTAAAATTCTTTTTAGCATTAGCCATTCCTGCCTTTTCCTTAAACAGTTTTATTTTATTCAATAAAAAGAAGCTATTTTATAGTGAACACTTAATCATTTTTGGAATGATGTATTTGGGAATTATTATGATTACACTTGTTGGTAATCTGATGTATTTCTTTGAATTTATTGAACCCGTTGCTTTTCTATCCTATTTTGCAGATTTGATAATGCCTTTTTTATTAATTATCTATTTAGCCTTTGGATTTTATGGAGCCTTTGGTAATGACTACAAAAAATGGAATTTTGCTTTACGGTTATTTATTTATCTTACACTGATTATTGTAGAGTTAAAGTTATTAGGTTTTATTTTAAAAACAATTTTACTAAATCAATAA
- a CDS encoding DUF3667 domain-containing protein, translating into MSHNNNCLNCNTSLVDAFCPHCGQKADTHQITFKHFIFHDILHGVWHFEKGILFTLKEALFRPSQAALDYISGKRIRYYNVFYLSLLVIGLNILLIHFYNEFKVENNITVGRNNTPNVTKFFADNVKIILFSIVPLLALNAYMLFKRLRLNLAEHFILAGICLLGILIVALFFNLTNFLNEREFGNFFGILELLFFFILLFYPLWPYYNAIKNHYTFLGALWRVLVFQLIIFIEVSILIAVIIIYLTNGKGDFYISL; encoded by the coding sequence ATGAGCCATAACAACAATTGTTTAAACTGTAATACCTCGCTTGTTGATGCCTTTTGTCCTCATTGTGGTCAAAAAGCGGACACACACCAAATCACTTTTAAACATTTTATTTTTCATGACATCCTGCACGGAGTATGGCATTTTGAAAAGGGAATTTTATTTACTTTAAAAGAAGCACTCTTCAGACCCAGTCAGGCAGCATTAGATTACATAAGCGGAAAAAGAATACGATATTACAATGTCTTTTATCTTTCTCTTTTGGTTATCGGATTAAACATCCTACTTATTCATTTTTATAACGAATTCAAAGTAGAAAACAACATAACCGTAGGAAGAAACAATACCCCCAACGTAACCAAATTCTTTGCCGACAACGTAAAAATCATACTCTTCAGCATTGTCCCCCTATTGGCGCTAAATGCTTACATGCTGTTCAAGAGGTTACGACTCAATCTAGCGGAACATTTCATATTGGCTGGCATTTGTCTGCTCGGAATTTTAATTGTTGCCTTGTTTTTCAATCTGACAAACTTTCTAAACGAAAGAGAATTTGGCAATTTCTTCGGAATTTTAGAGCTCCTTTTCTTCTTCATCCTGCTCTTTTATCCCCTTTGGCCTTACTACAATGCCATAAAAAACCACTACACTTTCCTTGGAGCGCTTTGGCGAGTACTGGTATTTCAATTGATAATTTTTATAGAAGTTTCAATACTAATAGCTGTGATAATTATATATCTCACTAATGGAAAAGGAGATTTTTACATAAGTCTATAA
- a CDS encoding porin family protein, which translates to MKRVILIMAMMVLTVTSTVAQTDPTTTVDNRDKMFIGIKGGVNLSNVYDSEGEDFVANSKFGFAAGGFIAIPIGKYFGVQPEVLFSQKGFKSTGTFLGNSYEMTRTTDYIDVPLLISFKPVENVSLLFGPQFSYLLKQKDDFKGGTISSTQEDEFSNDNIRKNTFCLTGGADFNVDHLVIGVRAGWDVKNNNGDGTSTTPRYKNMWYQATIGYRF; encoded by the coding sequence ATGAAAAGAGTAATTTTAATCATGGCAATGATGGTGCTGACAGTCACGAGCACTGTAGCGCAGACCGACCCAACGACAACGGTGGATAACCGTGACAAGATGTTTATAGGGATAAAAGGGGGAGTTAATTTATCTAACGTTTATGACTCGGAAGGCGAAGACTTTGTGGCCAATTCAAAATTTGGCTTTGCTGCCGGAGGGTTTATAGCTATCCCTATAGGTAAGTATTTTGGAGTACAACCGGAAGTGTTGTTTTCGCAAAAAGGATTTAAATCAACGGGGACTTTTTTAGGGAATTCTTATGAAATGACTCGAACTACGGATTATATAGACGTACCGCTTTTGATTTCTTTTAAACCGGTGGAAAATGTGTCGCTTTTATTCGGACCTCAATTTTCTTATTTGTTAAAACAGAAGGACGATTTTAAAGGAGGTACTATTTCATCAACACAAGAGGATGAATTCAGTAATGATAATATTCGTAAAAACACCTTTTGTTTAACCGGTGGTGCCGATTTTAATGTAGACCATTTAGTAATAGGCGTAAGGGCCGGATGGGATGTGAAGAATAATAATGGTGATGGCACGTCGACTACACCGCGTTATAAAAACATGTGGTACCAAGCTACTATTGGTTACCGCTTTTAG
- a CDS encoding carboxymuconolactone decarboxylase family protein, giving the protein MTRLQALNPETTTGKTKELFNAVQSKLGIVPNMMRTMGNSDAVLEGYLNLSGALSKGKLNNRTGELIALAVAESNNCLYCTAAHTFIGENLLKTDLSVLEAARSGESADSKTKAILKLAKTLVSKNGQVNDEDVTTAKNAGITDGEIAEVVAHVALNILTNYFNNTANTEVDFPAVATL; this is encoded by the coding sequence ATGACACGTTTACAAGCTTTAAACCCGGAAACCACTACAGGAAAAACCAAAGAATTATTCAACGCTGTACAAAGCAAACTAGGTATTGTGCCCAACATGATGCGTACCATGGGAAATTCAGATGCCGTACTCGAAGGCTATCTTAATTTAAGTGGCGCTTTGTCCAAAGGGAAATTAAACAACCGCACCGGAGAACTGATTGCTTTAGCTGTGGCAGAAAGCAACAATTGTTTGTATTGTACAGCGGCCCATACGTTTATCGGAGAAAACTTATTAAAAACTGACTTGTCCGTTTTAGAAGCGGCCCGTTCCGGTGAATCAGCAGACAGCAAAACAAAAGCCATTTTAAAATTGGCTAAAACCTTGGTCTCAAAAAATGGCCAGGTAAATGATGAGGATGTAACTACTGCTAAAAATGCCGGAATCACTGACGGAGAAATTGCCGAAGTGGTGGCTCACGTGGCATTGAATATTTTGACCAACTACTTCAACAATACAGCAAACACGGAAGTTGATTTTCCGGCCGTAGCAACTTTATAA
- a CDS encoding nuclear transport factor 2 family protein, whose translation MEPQRHPLPPFTMETALQKVQAAEEAWNTKDPEKVALAYTVDTEWRNRTEFINGREAVKQFLTQKWKKELGYKLKKELWGFRENRMAVRFEYEWHDAAGQWYRSYGNELWEFDANGYMQKRFASINDLEIEEKDRRL comes from the coding sequence ATGGAACCACAAAGACATCCGCTTCCTCCGTTTACTATGGAGACAGCATTACAAAAAGTGCAAGCTGCCGAAGAGGCTTGGAATACCAAAGACCCTGAAAAAGTAGCCCTAGCCTACACCGTCGATACCGAATGGCGCAACCGCACCGAATTTATCAATGGCCGAGAAGCCGTCAAACAATTCCTTACCCAAAAGTGGAAAAAAGAACTCGGCTACAAACTCAAAAAGGAACTTTGGGGATTTAGAGAAAACCGCATGGCCGTTCGTTTTGAATACGAATGGCACGATGCCGCCGGACAATGGTACCGAAGTTACGGCAATGAACTCTGGGAATTTGATGCCAACGGCTATATGCAAAAACGGTTTGCCAGCATCAACGATTTGGAAATAGAAGAAAAAGACAGAAGATTATGA
- a CDS encoding helix-turn-helix domain-containing protein has protein sequence MSATQALTLTNPQNGNLAFKVFSFEDNNHFDHLQRNNYYSLIWVTKGTGKIKADFSEYHFDENVLLAFSPYQPFMICAAEPLEGIAIHFHPDFYCIHMHQKEVSCNGVLFNNIYQPPYTHIDETASATFDLIITQIKNEMQRQELAQYELLVSYLKVILITASRLKTEQLQEQTSAMPNTKEPIILQNLKEAIEEHFKTKHSPSHYAEHLNISAKALAKLTKTHFNKTLTDLIAERIIIEAKRELYLTNKAVKEIAYELGYDDEHYFSRFFKTNADVSPQLYRETVGFAKQTPLTGI, from the coding sequence ATGAGCGCTACGCAAGCCCTGACCCTAACCAATCCTCAAAACGGAAACCTTGCCTTTAAGGTTTTCAGTTTTGAAGATAACAATCATTTTGACCATCTGCAGCGCAATAATTATTATTCTCTCATTTGGGTAACCAAAGGAACAGGAAAAATAAAAGCTGATTTTTCAGAGTATCACTTCGACGAAAATGTATTGTTGGCCTTTTCGCCTTACCAGCCTTTTATGATATGTGCTGCCGAACCGCTTGAGGGAATAGCCATTCATTTTCATCCTGATTTTTATTGCATCCACATGCATCAAAAAGAAGTGTCTTGTAACGGGGTTTTGTTTAACAACATCTACCAGCCTCCCTACACTCATATCGATGAGACAGCCTCAGCAACCTTTGATTTAATTATAACCCAAATCAAAAACGAGATGCAGCGACAAGAATTGGCTCAGTACGAATTGTTGGTTTCCTATCTTAAAGTCATTCTGATAACGGCTTCCCGACTTAAAACAGAGCAATTACAAGAGCAAACTTCCGCAATGCCTAATACCAAAGAACCTATCATTTTGCAAAATCTGAAAGAAGCTATAGAAGAACATTTTAAAACCAAGCATTCTCCCAGCCATTATGCCGAACACTTGAACATTTCAGCAAAGGCATTGGCCAAGCTCACCAAAACCCATTTCAACAAAACACTGACCGATTTAATTGCAGAACGCATTATCATTGAGGCCAAAAGGGAATTATACCTGACCAACAAAGCCGTTAAAGAAATTGCCTATGAGTTGGGCTATGATGACGAACATTACTTCAGTCGTTTTTTCAAAACCAACGCCGATGTTTCTCCACAATTGTACCGAGAAACAGTAGGTTTTGCCAAACAAACTCCGCTTACCGGAATATAA